The following proteins are co-located in the Nocardioides piscis genome:
- a CDS encoding DUF427 domain-containing protein, with the protein MSDDVDRATESVWDYPRPPALVPSRERVVIELDGEVVADTRQSLRVLETTHPPVYYVPGDAVRPGLLRPVPGTTWCEFKGSASYFDVVCPSGRVVPRAAWHYPQPTSGYEALVDHVAFYPGRMDRCTVDGETVLAQQGDFYGGWITSKVTGPFKGAAGTVGW; encoded by the coding sequence GTGAGTGACGACGTCGATCGAGCGACAGAGTCCGTGTGGGACTACCCCCGGCCCCCGGCCCTGGTCCCGTCGCGCGAGCGCGTGGTCATCGAGCTGGATGGCGAGGTGGTGGCCGACACCCGGCAATCCCTGCGGGTGCTGGAGACGACGCATCCACCCGTCTACTACGTCCCCGGCGACGCCGTCCGTCCCGGCTTGCTCAGGCCGGTCCCCGGGACGACGTGGTGCGAGTTCAAGGGATCTGCGTCGTACTTCGATGTGGTCTGCCCCAGCGGTCGGGTGGTTCCCCGGGCAGCTTGGCACTACCCCCAACCCACCTCGGGCTACGAGGCGCTCGTCGACCACGTCGCGTTCTATCCCGGTCGGATGGATCGGTGCACGGTCGATGGTGAGACTGTCCTGGCCCAGCAGGGCGACTTCTATGGCGGCTGGATCACCAGCAAGGTGACTGGCCCCTTCAAGGGGGCAGCGGGAACCGTCGGCTGGTAG
- a CDS encoding sigma-70 family RNA polymerase sigma factor has protein sequence MEADEFDALYTIAFSRLVNQLYALVGDREEARDCVQEAFVRAWSRRRELDGSGSPEAWVRLTAYRLAVSRWRHTVRSRRSPDRALQPVRSEPPPDEARIELMRALSQLPVEQRHALVLHHLCDLPVAEVAVVVRAPVGTVKARLSRGRATLHSLLAEEGARHV, from the coding sequence ATGGAAGCCGATGAGTTCGACGCCTTGTACACGATCGCGTTCAGCAGGCTCGTGAATCAGCTCTATGCCCTGGTCGGGGATCGCGAGGAGGCGCGAGACTGCGTCCAGGAGGCCTTCGTCCGGGCGTGGTCGCGTCGCCGCGAGCTCGACGGCTCCGGCTCTCCCGAGGCCTGGGTGCGCCTGACGGCATACCGTCTGGCGGTCAGCCGTTGGCGTCACACAGTCCGTTCCCGCCGCAGTCCAGACCGAGCGCTGCAGCCCGTTCGCAGCGAGCCACCCCCTGACGAGGCGAGGATCGAGCTGATGCGGGCGCTGAGCCAGCTGCCGGTGGAACAGCGGCACGCGCTGGTGCTCCACCATCTCTGCGACCTGCCCGTCGCCGAGGTCGCCGTCGTGGTCCGCGCCCCCGTGGGCACCGTCAAGGCCCGTCTGTCGCGGGGCCGGGCGACGCTGCACTCATTGCTGGCCGAGGAGGGCGCCCGCCATGTCTGA
- a CDS encoding DUF6234 family protein, producing MAGSHPRSRRLAAGGGAAALFPVLYFAVRLAFFGERAVIHPENVRQYWVLVGVLAVSSIAALAAAHRRGGRRALAWHSLVAAMGLVLALLFSVSEPGQVDQPDRTPEPREQPDRGASVCHSGGGSDECVGG from the coding sequence GTGGCAGGCAGTCACCCTCGAAGTCGTCGCCTCGCTGCTGGCGGGGGAGCAGCAGCGCTGTTCCCTGTGCTCTACTTCGCGGTCCGCCTCGCGTTCTTCGGTGAGCGGGCCGTCATCCACCCCGAGAACGTGCGCCAGTACTGGGTCCTCGTGGGGGTGCTCGCAGTCTCGAGCATCGCGGCGCTCGCTGCCGCACACCGTCGCGGGGGAAGGCGAGCGCTTGCCTGGCACTCCCTCGTCGCTGCCATGGGGTTGGTCCTGGCCCTGCTGTTCTCGGTCTCCGAGCCCGGACAGGTCGACCAGCCGGACCGCACCCCGGAGCCGCGCGAGCAGCCTGACCGCGGCGCCTCGGTGTGTCACTCCGGCGGCGGCAGCGACGAGTGCGTGGGCGGCTGA
- a CDS encoding methylenetetrahydrofolate reductase has protein sequence MELQQRIIDGRGEFLLFALTPPRQTASPERAQEIADITVKRLESLEVDGLVLYDIDDESDRNPHERPFPFLPTMDPADYLSRYFDVGNIPVVVYRAVGKYAEADLESWLRAQDPARRLSVFVGAASRDKPVTTSLGRALTLRAQTRPDLLLGGVAIPERHARSGDEHLRLLRKQAAGCSFFVTQVVYDVTAAKNLVSDYRYECLAHGVSPAPIVFTFSVCGSTKTLDFLRWLGVDVPRWIENELLHADDTLEASFEYALTAARELMAYCRRLGVPFGLNVESVSSRRDEIEASVDLAGHLRGELHRQD, from the coding sequence GTGGAGCTGCAGCAACGCATCATCGACGGCCGGGGCGAGTTCCTGCTCTTCGCCCTGACTCCACCGCGCCAGACTGCCTCGCCGGAACGGGCCCAGGAGATCGCCGACATCACGGTGAAGCGCCTGGAGTCCCTGGAAGTGGACGGCCTGGTCCTCTATGACATCGACGACGAGAGTGACCGCAACCCGCACGAGCGCCCGTTCCCGTTCCTGCCGACGATGGACCCGGCCGACTACTTGTCGCGCTACTTCGACGTCGGGAACATCCCCGTCGTGGTCTACAGGGCTGTCGGGAAGTACGCCGAGGCTGACCTCGAGTCATGGCTGCGGGCCCAGGATCCCGCCCGCCGGCTGTCGGTGTTCGTCGGGGCGGCTTCGCGGGACAAGCCGGTCACCACCTCCTTGGGGCGTGCGCTGACCCTGCGAGCGCAGACGCGCCCCGACCTTCTCCTCGGCGGGGTCGCCATCCCTGAGCGGCATGCACGAAGTGGCGATGAGCACCTGCGCCTGCTGCGGAAGCAGGCCGCTGGTTGTTCCTTCTTCGTCACGCAGGTGGTCTACGACGTGACTGCCGCCAAGAACCTCGTTTCGGACTATCGCTACGAGTGCCTCGCGCACGGTGTGTCCCCGGCGCCGATCGTCTTCACCTTCTCGGTGTGCGGCTCCACGAAGACGCTCGACTTCCTCAGGTGGCTGGGCGTGGACGTGCCGCGTTGGATCGAGAACGAGCTCTTGCACGCGGACGACACCCTCGAGGCGTCCTTCGAGTACGCCCTGACCGCTGCTCGGGAGCTGATGGCCTACTGTCGCCGCCTCGGCGTGCCGTTCGGGCTCAATGTCGAGAGCGTCTCCAGCCGACGCGACGAGATCGAGGCATCGGTGGACCTCGCAGGCCACCTGCGGGGCGAGCTGCACCGCCAGGACTAG